A genomic segment from Bradyrhizobium diazoefficiens USDA 110 encodes:
- a CDS encoding molybdopterin guanine dinucleotide-containing S/N-oxide reductase, with protein sequence MDDTIGFPDPGLDLSDGFKPHTSHWGVFSARNGAAGLEVRAYAGDPDPNGIIDNFPGALRHQARIAQPAIRRGWLERGPGPDDRRGRDEFVSVSWEKALDLLGDELGRIRDTRGPGAVFGGSYGWSSAGRFHHAQSQVHRFLNIAMGGYVRSVNSYSSGASSVLLPQILAGYEDITKRNVTWEQIATETDIVLAFGGMALKNSMVAGGSISKHVERSAMEAARKRGCEFILVSPLREDLPVEAGAEWMTCVPSTDTALMLGIVHTLVSEKLHDQAFLDRYTEGWPVFLRYLTGESDGQPKSAEWAAAISGVDADTIRTLARRLAGKRALITVSHSLQRAEHGEQPVWMGMVLAAALGQIGLPGGGYAYSLGAIGYYGRRVNDVPGPTLGQGRNGVRDFIPVARIADMLLNPGATYRYNGETRTYPDIRLVYWAGGNPFHHHQDINRLRKAFAQLDTFVVHELAWTATARHADIVLPSTMTLEREDIGYSSNDPLMVAMHRIAEPFGLARDDYEIFADLAERLGAREPFTEGRTSREWLKHLYEPTRASLAMRGLEAPSFDEFWQRGSLVVPQQPDDGGRLRRFREDPVAHALPTPSGRIEIFSTRIAGHGDADCPGHPVWLDKTDMPKPGAPCFLVANQPVTRLHSQLDFGGHSLGAKHRGREVARMNPVDADARGIKDGDIIRLFNERGACLAAVHVTDGIAPGVVQLPTGAWYDPMDPEDDAPLCVHGNPNVLTRDVGTSSFAQGCTGQLTTVEVEKFTGNLPPIRAFDPV encoded by the coding sequence ATGGACGATACGATTGGCTTCCCCGACCCCGGCCTCGACCTGTCCGACGGTTTCAAGCCGCACACCTCGCATTGGGGCGTGTTCTCGGCGCGCAACGGCGCAGCCGGCCTTGAGGTCAGGGCCTATGCGGGCGATCCTGATCCGAACGGCATCATCGACAATTTCCCGGGCGCGCTGCGACATCAGGCGCGCATCGCCCAGCCGGCGATCCGCCGCGGTTGGCTCGAGCGCGGGCCCGGTCCGGACGATCGCCGCGGCCGCGACGAATTCGTCTCCGTGAGCTGGGAGAAGGCGCTCGACCTCCTCGGCGACGAGCTCGGCCGCATCCGCGACACGCGCGGGCCCGGCGCCGTGTTCGGCGGCTCCTATGGCTGGTCGAGCGCGGGCCGCTTCCACCACGCGCAGAGCCAGGTGCATCGCTTCCTCAATATCGCGATGGGCGGCTATGTGCGTTCGGTGAATTCCTATTCCTCGGGCGCCTCCTCGGTGCTGCTGCCGCAAATTCTCGCGGGCTACGAGGACATCACCAAGCGCAACGTCACCTGGGAGCAGATCGCGACTGAGACGGACATCGTGCTGGCATTCGGCGGCATGGCGCTGAAGAACTCCATGGTGGCCGGCGGCTCGATCAGCAAGCATGTCGAGCGCAGCGCCATGGAAGCTGCGCGCAAGCGTGGCTGCGAGTTCATTCTCGTCAGCCCGCTCCGCGAAGACCTGCCCGTCGAGGCCGGTGCCGAATGGATGACCTGCGTGCCCAGCACCGACACCGCGCTGATGCTCGGCATCGTCCACACGCTGGTCAGCGAGAAGCTGCACGATCAGGCCTTCCTCGATCGCTACACGGAAGGCTGGCCCGTCTTCCTGCGCTATCTCACCGGCGAGAGCGATGGCCAGCCGAAGAGCGCCGAGTGGGCCGCCGCGATCTCAGGCGTTGACGCGGACACGATCCGCACGCTCGCCCGTCGCCTTGCCGGAAAGCGCGCGCTCATCACCGTCTCGCATTCGCTCCAGCGCGCCGAGCATGGCGAGCAGCCGGTGTGGATGGGCATGGTGCTGGCGGCAGCGCTCGGCCAGATCGGCTTGCCCGGCGGCGGCTACGCCTATTCGCTCGGGGCGATCGGCTATTACGGCCGCCGCGTCAACGACGTGCCGGGGCCGACGCTCGGGCAGGGCCGCAACGGCGTCCGTGATTTCATCCCGGTCGCGCGCATCGCCGACATGCTGCTCAATCCCGGAGCCACCTATCGCTACAATGGCGAGACGCGCACTTATCCGGATATCCGCCTCGTCTACTGGGCCGGCGGCAATCCCTTCCATCACCACCAGGACATCAACCGCCTGCGCAAGGCTTTTGCGCAGCTCGATACCTTCGTCGTGCACGAGCTCGCCTGGACTGCGACGGCGCGCCACGCCGATATCGTGCTGCCGTCGACCATGACGCTGGAACGCGAGGACATCGGCTATTCCAGCAACGATCCCCTCATGGTCGCGATGCACCGGATCGCCGAGCCGTTTGGCCTCGCGCGCGACGACTACGAGATTTTTGCCGATCTTGCCGAGCGTCTCGGGGCGCGCGAACCCTTTACCGAAGGACGCACGTCGCGGGAGTGGCTAAAACATCTCTACGAGCCGACCCGCGCCTCGCTCGCCATGCGCGGCCTCGAAGCGCCGAGCTTCGACGAATTCTGGCAGCGCGGCAGCCTGGTCGTGCCGCAGCAGCCCGACGACGGCGGCCGATTGCGCCGCTTCCGCGAGGACCCGGTCGCTCACGCCCTGCCGACGCCGAGCGGCCGCATCGAGATTTTCTCGACGAGGATCGCCGGCCATGGCGATGCGGATTGTCCGGGCCATCCGGTCTGGCTCGACAAGACCGACATGCCCAAGCCCGGTGCGCCATGCTTCCTCGTCGCCAACCAGCCGGTGACGCGCCTGCACAGCCAGCTCGATTTCGGCGGACATTCGCTTGGCGCCAAGCATCGCGGCCGCGAGGTCGCGCGCATGAACCCGGTTGATGCCGACGCGCGCGGCATCAAGGACGGCGACATCATCCGCCTGTTCAACGAGCGCGGCGCCTGCCTCGCCGCGGTCCATGTCACCGACGGCATCGCGCCCGGCGTGGTCCAGCTCCCGACCGGCGCCTGGTACGACCCGATGGACCCCGAGGACGACGCGCCGCTCTGCGTCCACGGCAATCCGAACGTGCTCACCCGCGACGTCGGCACCTCGTCCTTCGCGCAGGGCTGCACGGGGCAGCTGACGACGGTGGAGGTGGAGAAATTCACCGGCAATCTGCCGCCGATCCGGGCGTTCGATCCGGTGTAG
- a CDS encoding Ldh family oxidoreductase — protein MTGASDTVAIGADALRPFAADLLRAGGFTADQADETAAMLVWANLRGADSHGVLRIPRYVEMVELGLINPAAEPRQVSGKGAVAVIDAQRAPGAVGMSLAARKASELADTHGIGWCAVRSISHAGAIGYYAHQVAQAGRIGIVMTASKPLMIYHGSSAEGVSTNPIAIAAPTGNPDRPLLLDMSTASVALGKIMAARDAGQPIPVGWAVDGNGQATTDPREAKAVLPMAGPKGSGLSLMIEVLASVLTANPLIAVALVHGGDPGGNGLVAVLDPSAFGDNFTLEVDRLGAAIKSLPPAAGADSVYLPGERGFEEMERRSRAGIPLARGTVSRLLALASKLNVAVPEGVA, from the coding sequence ATGACGGGCGCTTCAGACACGGTCGCGATCGGCGCCGATGCGCTCCGGCCGTTCGCGGCGGATCTTCTCAGGGCGGGCGGCTTCACGGCCGACCAGGCGGATGAGACGGCCGCCATGCTCGTCTGGGCCAATCTGCGCGGCGCCGATTCGCACGGGGTGTTGCGGATCCCGCGCTACGTCGAGATGGTCGAGCTTGGTCTGATCAATCCCGCCGCCGAACCGCGCCAGGTTTCGGGCAAGGGCGCGGTGGCGGTGATCGACGCACAACGCGCGCCCGGCGCCGTCGGAATGAGCCTTGCCGCGCGAAAAGCAAGCGAGCTTGCGGACACCCACGGGATCGGCTGGTGCGCGGTTCGCTCCATCAGCCACGCCGGCGCGATCGGATACTACGCGCATCAGGTCGCTCAGGCGGGGCGGATCGGCATTGTTATGACGGCTTCGAAACCGCTGATGATCTACCACGGATCCAGCGCAGAGGGCGTCTCAACGAACCCGATCGCGATTGCCGCGCCGACCGGCAATCCCGATCGTCCCTTGCTCCTCGACATGTCGACGGCATCGGTGGCGCTCGGAAAGATCATGGCTGCGAGGGATGCCGGTCAGCCGATTCCGGTTGGCTGGGCTGTCGATGGGAATGGCCAGGCGACAACGGATCCGCGCGAAGCAAAAGCGGTCCTTCCGATGGCCGGTCCCAAGGGTTCGGGCCTCTCTCTGATGATAGAGGTTCTCGCCAGCGTCCTGACGGCCAACCCACTCATCGCCGTTGCGCTCGTCCACGGCGGCGATCCAGGCGGCAACGGTCTGGTGGCTGTGCTCGACCCGTCGGCCTTCGGCGACAACTTCACCCTTGAAGTCGATCGGCTCGGCGCGGCGATCAAGAGCCTGCCGCCCGCGGCCGGGGCGGACAGCGTATACCTGCCGGGCGAGCGCGGCTTTGAGGAAATGGAAAGACGGTCGCGCGCGGGGATTCCGCTCGCGCGGGGAACTGTTTCGCGATTGCTGGCGCTCGCCTCGAAACTGAATGTGGCGGTGCCCGAAGGCGTTGCCTAG
- a CDS encoding alpha/beta hydrolase, giving the protein MQEKHTFRSDGLKLSAVLHVPDARKPGQRLPAFIVLHGFVGSKDESHAEIQARMLEQMGYVALRFDFRCCGESEGERAQVRCFDQVADAKNALTFLAEREEVDPGRIGVVGHSFGAAVSVYAAGVDDRFACVISSCGWGDGERKFRGQHPTPEAWAKFTSLLEKGRKQKQETGQSMWISRFDAVPIPEHLRKNLSPKAIMEIPVETAWSMYNFRADEVVGNIAPRPILFLHTANDTITPTEQSIRMFEKAGQPAELVLITGTSHFPLAEGDAPRTKAIIKGWLDKFFPSPLGA; this is encoded by the coding sequence ATGCAAGAGAAGCACACCTTCCGGTCTGACGGGCTCAAGCTATCGGCCGTACTGCACGTGCCGGACGCGAGAAAGCCGGGCCAGCGGCTGCCTGCCTTCATCGTCCTGCACGGCTTTGTCGGATCGAAGGACGAATCCCACGCCGAAATCCAGGCGCGCATGCTCGAGCAGATGGGATATGTGGCGCTTCGCTTCGATTTCCGCTGCTGCGGGGAGAGCGAAGGTGAACGTGCGCAGGTGCGCTGCTTCGACCAGGTCGCGGACGCCAAGAACGCGCTGACGTTCCTTGCGGAGAGGGAAGAGGTCGATCCCGGGCGGATCGGCGTGGTCGGCCATAGCTTCGGCGCGGCCGTCTCCGTCTACGCCGCCGGCGTCGACGATCGCTTTGCCTGCGTGATCTCGTCCTGCGGCTGGGGCGACGGGGAGCGGAAATTCCGCGGCCAGCATCCGACGCCCGAAGCCTGGGCAAAATTCACCTCGCTTCTGGAGAAAGGACGCAAGCAAAAGCAGGAAACCGGCCAGAGTATGTGGATCTCCCGCTTCGATGCCGTCCCGATCCCGGAGCATCTGCGCAAGAATCTCTCGCCAAAGGCGATCATGGAGATTCCCGTCGAGACCGCGTGGAGCATGTACAATTTTCGAGCGGACGAGGTCGTCGGCAACATCGCGCCTCGTCCGATCCTGTTCCTGCACACCGCCAACGACACGATCACGCCGACGGAGCAGTCGATCCGCATGTTCGAGAAGGCCGGCCAGCCGGCCGAGCTCGTGCTGATCACCGGCACGTCGCATTTCCCGCTCGCCGAAGGCGATGCGCCGCGCACCAAGGCGATCATCAAAGGCTGGCTCGACAAGTTCTTCCCGTCTCCGCTCGGTGCCTGA
- a CDS encoding VOC family protein gives MPPIVHAVGHVKINTTAIEAVVRDATEILGLQITYTDEGQTWLSSNGRAAELVLLRSHENATHTIGLEALTVDAVREAESRVESAGCRVISRKPSLDCMAAGVTFDTPEGLRFEVHTPTRDQIYGRRYPTHGVGPNRMDHLNLTSPDPIATRQQLERICGLRISERMVDDSLSWMYGGNRQHHIVGVVRGKVGLHHYSFEFKEFNDYLKLGDLLDRFDRQMLWGPGRHRPGDNTYAYYTDSSGAMIECSGSMALIADDDGFVPNVITNLERPGNVRCMNVWGTPAPLEWRQFHFPFTAIT, from the coding sequence ATGCCGCCTATTGTTCATGCGGTCGGGCACGTGAAAATCAACACCACGGCGATCGAGGCCGTGGTCCGGGACGCGACCGAAATCCTCGGCTTGCAGATCACCTACACGGACGAGGGGCAGACTTGGTTGAGCTCCAACGGGCGCGCGGCGGAACTGGTGCTGCTCAGGTCGCACGAGAATGCGACCCATACGATCGGATTGGAGGCGCTCACCGTCGATGCCGTCCGCGAGGCGGAGTCGCGCGTCGAGAGCGCCGGGTGTCGCGTCATCTCGCGTAAACCCAGCCTCGATTGCATGGCCGCGGGCGTCACCTTCGACACGCCGGAAGGGCTGCGCTTCGAGGTGCATACGCCGACGCGCGACCAGATCTACGGCCGGCGCTATCCGACCCACGGCGTCGGACCGAACCGCATGGATCATCTCAATCTGACGTCGCCCGATCCGATTGCAACGCGCCAGCAGCTCGAGAGGATCTGCGGCCTCCGCATATCCGAACGCATGGTCGACGACAGCCTGAGCTGGATGTACGGCGGCAATCGCCAGCATCACATCGTCGGCGTCGTTCGCGGCAAGGTGGGGCTGCACCACTACTCCTTCGAGTTCAAGGAGTTCAACGACTACCTGAAGCTCGGTGACCTGCTTGACCGCTTCGACAGGCAGATGCTGTGGGGGCCGGGCCGGCATCGGCCGGGCGACAACACCTACGCCTATTACACCGATTCCAGCGGCGCGATGATCGAGTGCTCCGGATCGATGGCTCTCATCGCTGACGACGACGGCTTCGTGCCGAATGTCATCACCAATCTCGAGCGCCCGGGCAATGTGCGCTGCATGAATGTCTGGGGCACGCCCGCGCCGCTCGAATGGCGTCAGTTTCACTTTCCCTTCACCGCCATCACCTGA
- a CDS encoding GntR family transcriptional regulator, which produces MRERVKPAGETRAADVLHRMRADIISCTLKPGAKLRFEALRDIYAVSFSTLREALSRLVAEGLVIAEDQRGFVVAPVSIDDLNDLTYVRVLIERECVALAIKNGDDAWEADIIGAFHRMDRLQNRLGSNYYLSEEWGKLHGDFHFSLVAACGSPNLLEIRQKLFERAHRYRRMSSQFRTKWRAKDVEHKMIMDSVVARDAAKAEELIERHIRETTDNVIKHAGHLFVTSDEERPRRTSRVAAE; this is translated from the coding sequence ATGCGTGAGAGGGTCAAGCCAGCAGGTGAAACACGCGCGGCTGACGTGCTCCACCGGATGCGCGCAGACATCATCAGTTGCACGCTCAAGCCCGGCGCCAAGCTGCGGTTCGAGGCGCTACGGGACATCTACGCGGTGAGCTTTTCGACGCTGAGGGAGGCGCTGTCGCGCCTCGTGGCCGAAGGGCTCGTCATCGCGGAGGATCAGCGCGGCTTCGTCGTCGCGCCGGTTTCGATCGACGATCTCAACGACCTCACCTATGTCCGCGTGCTCATCGAGCGCGAATGCGTTGCGCTCGCGATCAAGAACGGCGACGACGCCTGGGAGGCGGACATCATCGGCGCATTCCACCGGATGGATCGCCTGCAGAACCGGCTCGGCTCCAATTATTATCTCTCGGAAGAATGGGGCAAGCTCCACGGCGATTTTCATTTTTCGCTTGTTGCCGCGTGCGGCTCGCCCAACCTCCTGGAGATCCGCCAGAAGCTGTTCGAACGCGCGCACCGCTACCGCCGCATGTCCTCGCAATTCCGGACCAAATGGCGCGCCAAGGATGTCGAGCACAAGATGATCATGGATTCGGTCGTCGCGCGCGATGCCGCGAAGGCCGAGGAGCTGATCGAGCGCCATATCCGCGAGACGACCGACAACGTGATCAAGCACGCAGGCCACCTCTTCGTCACATCCGACGAGGAACGCCCCCGCCGCACAAGCCGGGTCGCCGCTGAATAG
- a CDS encoding branched-chain amino acid aminotransferase has translation MVPDTNSISHSRTWTFFRGQWHEGNVPIMGPRTHGLWLASTIFDGARAFEGVMPDLDRHCARVNQSAVNFGLKPVVDLDTWLGLVREGIARFPVNAELYIRPMYWPQNGIGGGVLFDPETTDWCLCIYESPIPEPVGSAITLSPFRRPTAECAPADVKASCLYPNSSRALREAASRGFQNCLMLDMLGNVTEFGNSNVFMAKDGVVFTPAPNGTFLNGITRQRVIELLRGDGITVLEATLRYSDFVSADEIFSTGNFAKVAPVIRIDDRQLRPGRFYARARKLYWDFAHGMKLAA, from the coding sequence ATGGTTCCCGATACCAATTCCATCAGCCATTCGAGGACATGGACATTCTTCCGAGGCCAGTGGCACGAGGGCAATGTGCCGATCATGGGGCCACGTACTCATGGGCTCTGGCTCGCCTCGACCATCTTCGATGGTGCGCGCGCTTTCGAAGGCGTCATGCCCGACCTCGATCGTCATTGCGCCCGCGTCAATCAATCTGCGGTCAACTTCGGGCTCAAACCGGTCGTCGATCTCGACACGTGGCTCGGACTGGTGCGCGAAGGTATCGCCCGTTTCCCGGTCAATGCCGAACTCTACATCCGCCCGATGTACTGGCCGCAGAACGGCATCGGCGGCGGTGTGCTGTTCGATCCGGAAACGACGGACTGGTGCCTTTGCATCTACGAATCGCCGATCCCGGAGCCCGTCGGCAGCGCGATTACCCTGTCGCCGTTCCGCAGACCGACCGCCGAATGCGCGCCGGCCGATGTCAAGGCCTCCTGTCTTTATCCGAACAGTTCGCGTGCGCTCAGGGAAGCCGCCTCGCGCGGCTTCCAGAATTGCCTGATGCTGGACATGCTCGGTAACGTCACGGAGTTCGGCAATTCCAACGTGTTCATGGCGAAAGACGGCGTTGTCTTTACGCCTGCGCCGAATGGCACGTTCCTGAACGGAATCACGCGGCAGCGCGTGATCGAACTTTTGCGCGGTGACGGCATCACGGTGTTGGAGGCAACGCTGCGCTACTCCGATTTCGTCAGTGCGGACGAGATCTTTTCGACCGGCAATTTCGCAAAAGTCGCGCCCGTGATCCGGATCGACGACCGGCAACTCAGGCCAGGGCGCTTTTATGCGCGGGCACGAAAGCTGTATTGGGATTTTGCCCACGGAATGAAGCTTGCTGCGTGA
- the metA gene encoding homoserine O-succinyltransferase MetA encodes MTVLIDVDSDEHHLLSRAPGNGARAMASPGNRAECLDIGLINNMSDAALMSTERQLFDLLAAAAGRLCVRLHFYTMEATPRSEWGRDYVRRYYRGIDDLLNRRLDGVIVTGAEPRAASLTDEPYWTTFAEIADWARENTVSSVFSCLAVHGAVLHLDGVTRHKLPTKCFGVFAQTKTRHHPLMQDVPRTFRIPHARWNEVQEEDLSDCGYSVLTWSAEAGVDCFVKQQKNSLFVHFQGHPEYETQSLLGEYRRDMGRFLRGENEVCPTIPRGYLNKGAEEILIAFRQKALSDRQPELFADFPADQLTRDLSNVWHLPAQHIYRNWLQYMVSQPAGRSKPLGSREAAPSAAGIPAHRHGRKLVAARSARLARSPNPATKRRLGYYE; translated from the coding sequence ATGACTGTCTTGATCGACGTAGACTCGGACGAGCACCACCTCTTATCGAGAGCGCCCGGCAACGGCGCCCGCGCGATGGCGTCACCGGGAAACCGGGCGGAGTGCCTCGACATCGGGCTCATCAACAACATGTCGGATGCGGCCTTGATGTCGACCGAGCGCCAGCTGTTCGACCTGCTGGCTGCGGCTGCCGGACGACTTTGCGTCAGGCTGCATTTCTATACGATGGAGGCGACCCCCCGTTCGGAATGGGGGCGCGATTACGTTCGTCGATACTACCGTGGCATCGACGATCTGCTGAACAGACGCCTGGACGGAGTGATCGTGACCGGCGCCGAACCCAGAGCCGCCAGTCTGACGGACGAGCCGTACTGGACCACCTTCGCCGAGATCGCGGACTGGGCCCGGGAGAATACGGTGTCGTCGGTGTTTTCCTGTCTGGCCGTCCATGGGGCCGTCCTGCACCTGGACGGCGTTACCCGCCACAAGCTGCCTACCAAATGCTTCGGTGTCTTCGCTCAAACAAAGACGAGACATCATCCCTTGATGCAAGATGTGCCGAGGACCTTCCGAATTCCGCACGCCCGGTGGAACGAGGTGCAGGAGGAGGATCTCTCGGACTGCGGATATTCGGTTCTCACCTGGTCGGCGGAGGCTGGCGTCGATTGCTTCGTCAAGCAACAGAAGAACAGCCTTTTCGTCCATTTCCAGGGGCACCCGGAATACGAAACCCAGAGCCTGCTGGGTGAATATCGAAGGGATATGGGTCGCTTCCTCCGGGGAGAGAACGAGGTCTGTCCGACGATACCGAGGGGCTATCTGAACAAGGGCGCGGAAGAGATACTGATCGCTTTCCGACAGAAAGCCCTTTCCGACAGACAACCAGAGCTTTTTGCCGACTTTCCAGCGGATCAGCTGACGAGGGACCTGAGCAACGTCTGGCATCTGCCGGCCCAGCACATATACCGCAACTGGTTGCAGTACATGGTGTCGCAGCCAGCCGGACGCTCAAAGCCGTTGGGATCCCGAGAAGCGGCTCCGTCTGCCGCCGGAATTCCGGCACATCGCCACGGACGCAAGTTGGTTGCTGCTCGATCCGCTCGTCTGGCGCGTTCGCCAAATCCGGCGACCAAGAGGCGGCTCGGCTACTACGAGTGA
- a CDS encoding O-acetylhomoserine aminocarboxypropyltransferase/cysteine synthase family protein, which produces MRRETLAVHGGFESDPATKAVAVPIYQTASYAFDSADHGAALFNLEVDGFRYTRIGNPTNAVLEKRVAALEGGIEALSVACGQAAVNYAVVNLAEMGSNVVSVPQLYGTTHTLFAHILPRQGIAVRFSDDDRPESVERLIDDDTRAVFCESVGNPAGNVCDIQAMADAAHRHGVPLIVDNTVPTPILLRPIEYGADIVVESLTKFMGGHGTTLGGIIVDGGRFPWAEHRRRFPMMNEPEKSYHGLVFTERYGAAAYIARCRAVSQRTTGAVLAPMNAFLLLQGIETVALRIERHVENGAKVAQFLRNNRRVEWVNYAGFHDSPYFVLTQKYLGGRACSLLTFGVAGGFEAGKRFYDALKLCKRLVNIGDAKTLACHPASTTHRQMSAEEQDKAGVRPEMIRLSVGIEHIDDIVADLDQALCAAN; this is translated from the coding sequence ATGAGGAGAGAGACTCTCGCCGTTCACGGCGGCTTCGAAAGCGATCCGGCAACGAAAGCCGTTGCCGTGCCGATCTACCAGACGGCCTCGTATGCATTCGACAGTGCCGATCATGGAGCCGCGCTCTTCAACCTTGAAGTGGACGGCTTCCGCTACACCCGGATCGGCAATCCGACCAACGCCGTGCTGGAGAAGCGCGTCGCCGCCCTGGAAGGAGGCATCGAGGCACTTAGCGTGGCCTGCGGTCAGGCCGCGGTGAACTATGCGGTCGTGAACCTCGCGGAGATGGGCTCCAACGTCGTCTCGGTTCCGCAGCTCTATGGCACCACGCATACGCTGTTCGCGCACATCCTGCCGAGGCAGGGCATTGCGGTCCGTTTTTCGGACGACGACCGGCCGGAAAGCGTCGAAAGGCTGATCGACGACGATACACGGGCGGTGTTCTGCGAGAGCGTCGGGAATCCGGCCGGAAATGTCTGCGACATCCAGGCGATGGCCGATGCCGCGCACAGGCACGGCGTCCCGCTCATCGTCGACAACACGGTGCCGACACCGATCCTGCTCAGGCCGATCGAATACGGCGCAGACATCGTCGTGGAGTCGCTGACGAAATTCATGGGCGGGCATGGCACGACGCTTGGTGGAATTATCGTCGACGGCGGCAGGTTCCCGTGGGCGGAGCATCGCCGGCGCTTCCCGATGATGAACGAGCCGGAGAAATCCTACCACGGGCTGGTCTTTACCGAGCGCTACGGCGCCGCCGCCTACATTGCGCGTTGCCGCGCCGTCTCCCAGAGGACCACCGGCGCCGTCCTGGCGCCGATGAACGCTTTCCTGCTGCTCCAGGGCATCGAGACCGTCGCGCTCCGGATCGAGCGGCACGTCGAGAATGGCGCAAAGGTCGCGCAGTTCTTGCGCAATAACCGCCGTGTCGAGTGGGTGAACTATGCCGGCTTTCACGACAGCCCCTATTTCGTGCTGACGCAGAAGTATCTGGGTGGCCGGGCGTGTTCGCTGCTGACTTTTGGCGTGGCTGGAGGCTTCGAGGCGGGCAAGCGGTTCTACGACGCGCTGAAGCTCTGCAAGCGGCTGGTCAATATTGGCGACGCGAAAACGCTCGCCTGCCACCCCGCATCGACAACGCACCGGCAAATGTCGGCCGAAGAACAGGACAAAGCCGGCGTACGGCCCGAGATGATCAGGCTGAGCGTCGGAATTGAGCACATCGACGACATCGTCGCGGATCTCGATCAGGCCCTCTGCGCCGCGAATTGA
- a CDS encoding amino acid--[acyl-carrier-protein] ligase codes for MNLAIVEAPADSTPPPADPLDHLADALFHEMGSPGVYGRTALYEDVVERIAAVISRNREPNTEVMRFPPVMNRAQLERSGYLKSFPNLLGCVCGLHGIESEIDAAISRFDAGGDWTESLSPADLVLSPAACYPLYPIAASRGPVPAAGWSFDVAADCFRREPSRHLDRLQSFRMREFVCIGSADHVSAFRERWIIRAQKIARDLGLTFRIDHANDPFFGRVGQMMAVSQKQLSLKFELLVPLRSEERPTACMSFNYHRDHFGTTWGIVDAAGEPAHTACVAFGMDRLAVAMFHTHGKDVALWPIAVRDLLGLAQTDRGAPSAFEEYRCAKEAGS; via the coding sequence ATGAACCTGGCCATTGTCGAAGCACCGGCGGACTCCACTCCGCCTCCGGCCGATCCGCTGGACCATCTTGCGGATGCGCTGTTCCACGAGATGGGCTCTCCCGGCGTCTATGGCCGCACCGCACTCTATGAAGACGTTGTGGAGCGAATTGCGGCGGTGATCTCGCGCAATCGCGAGCCGAACACCGAGGTGATGCGCTTCCCGCCCGTCATGAACCGCGCCCAGCTTGAGAGGTCGGGCTATCTGAAGAGCTTTCCCAATCTTCTCGGCTGCGTCTGTGGCCTGCACGGCATAGAAAGCGAGATCGACGCGGCGATCAGCCGCTTCGATGCCGGCGGCGACTGGACCGAATCGCTATCGCCAGCCGATCTCGTCCTGTCGCCGGCAGCCTGCTATCCGCTCTATCCGATCGCCGCGAGCCGAGGGCCCGTGCCGGCAGCCGGCTGGAGCTTCGATGTGGCCGCCGACTGTTTCCGTCGCGAACCTTCGCGCCATCTCGACCGGCTGCAGTCCTTCAGGATGCGCGAATTCGTCTGCATCGGGAGCGCCGATCACGTCTCGGCGTTCCGGGAGCGCTGGATCATACGCGCACAGAAGATCGCCCGAGATCTCGGGCTGACCTTCAGGATCGACCATGCCAACGACCCGTTCTTCGGCCGGGTCGGGCAGATGATGGCGGTGAGCCAAAAGCAGCTGTCGCTGAAGTTCGAACTGCTGGTGCCTCTGCGCTCCGAGGAGCGACCGACCGCCTGCATGAGCTTCAACTACCACCGCGATCATTTCGGCACCACCTGGGGCATCGTCGATGCGGCCGGCGAGCCGGCCCACACTGCCTGCGTAGCCTTCGGAATGGACCGTCTCGCCGTCGCCATGTTCCATACCCACGGCAAAGACGTCGCGCTGTGGCCGATCGCAGTGCGGGACCTGCTTGGCCTGGCGCAGACCGACCGCGGGGCACCGTCAGCATTCGAGGAGTACCGATGCGCCAAGGAAGCCGGGAGCTAG